ACGCCGCCATTCGACGCGTCCGCGTGGTGGAATCTGCTGCAATCCCAGTTCAACCAGATCGCCCAGTTTGCGATGACGCAGCCGGCGGCTGCGGCGGGCAGCCCGGCAACGGATTCCACGCCAGGTGACGAGGCGGCTTCGGCATCCGCCGGCGAGCCGACGGGCGATGCGCGGCGGGCGCCCGCGCAAGGCTCAGAGCACACAGCCACGCGGCCGGCAGCGAAACGGGCATCGACTTCGGCGAAGCGTGCGAGCGGCACAACCAGCACGAGCAGCACGAGCAGCACGAGCGCCAGCCCGAAAGCCACGAAAAAACCTGTCTGAAGCGAGCAATGAAACACGGCGGCGCGACCCGCCGCCCTGGCGCCGGATGCCAGGACGAATTCGCGTCTGTCATGGTTTTGACCCCGATCTTCGACACACTCCGCGAATCTCGCGTTTTCTTGCGGAAGGTCAGGCAGGCACCGGAATTGCGCCTCCTACGGTGCGGGTTCCGTCAGGGCAGCGTGCTATCATTGTGTAAGCTTTATTTGGCTTTTGGGCGTGCGTTGAAAACAATCAATCCAACCGCCCTTGCTCCATTCACCGCCGGCACGACCGGCGCAGGGCTGGACGGTGCGGTTTTCATCGCAAACTGGCTCGACCTCAGGCACGGGTATCCCTCACCCACGGTTGGCCGCGCAGCGCGTAACAAACGGCTGGGCGCATGCGCAAAACGCCAGGACTTCTTTGCCGCCACGTGCATCTGGGCGGCCGATTACCGCGTAAAATTGAATGCTTGGCCGGCAAAATGGCGCGCACCTGGTGCGATCCGTTCGTCGTGAGCAAAACGTACTACATGTAGTAGTAACAGACACAGACAGTATGCGCAGAACAGGGGTGGGACTATGAACACCATGCTTTATCCGGAACTTTATAAATCGCTCGAATCCGTTCGATGGGACATGGAGAAAGACATTCCCTGGGACAAGTTCGATGCATCGCTATTGACCGACGAGCAGGCAGCGACGATCAAGATGAACGCGATCACCGAATGGTCGGCGTTGCCCGCCACGGAAATGTTTCTGCGTGACAACCACCACGACAGCGATTTTTCCGCGTTCATGAGCGTGTGGTTCTTCGAAGAACAGAAGCATTCGCTGGTGCTGATGGAATATCTGCGCCGCTTCAAACCGGAAATGTGTCCGACCGAAGAAGAACTGCACGCTGTGCGCTTCGAATTCGATCCGGCGCCGCCGCTCGAAACGCTAATGCTGCACTTCTGCGGCGAAATCCGCCTGAATCACTGGTATCGCCGTGCTGCCGAATGGCACACCGAGCCGGTCATCAAGCACATCTACGAAACCATCTCGCGCGACGAAGCCCGTCACGGCGGCGCATATCTGCGCTACATGAAGAAGGCGATGGCGCAAACCGGCGACATCGCGCGTGCCGCGTTTGCGAAGATCGGCGTGCTGATGGCATCGGCTCGCCGCACGGAAAAGCCGTTGCACCCCACCAACCTGCACGTGAACCAGGCGCTGTTCCCGCGCGACACGATTCAATCGCGTCTGCCGGATCCGGAATGGCTCGAGCGCTGGCTCGACGAACAGATCCGTTTCGACGACGGCTGGGAAAAGAAGGTGGTCGAGCGCATTCTGCACAACCTGTCGATTCTTTTCGAGCGCACGTTCAATACGGCGCAGGAACTGAACCGCTACCGCAAGGAAGTGGTTGCGCGTCTGCAGGCTGAGCAGAAGTCGGCTGAACAGCCGGCTTGATGGCCGCGAGCGCCTGACTCCGGTTCGCGGCGCTCGCCGCGAGCGGATGTAAGAGTTTGAAGAAAGGTCCGGCACGCGCGAGCTTGTCGGGCTTTTTTGCTTCATGCCGTGTATCGTGACGGCACTTCCCTGTTTCTTTCCGACTCCGTCATGGCTGCTACTTTTGAACGCAAGATCCTTACGCGCGATGCACTCGTGACGCTGCGTCCTTCGCTGAGCACGCCGGTGGTGTTTACCAACGGCGTGTTCGATATCCTGCATCGCGGGCATGTCACGTATCTCGCGGATGCCAAGGCGTTGGGCGCGTGTCTGATTGTCGGCGTGAATAGCGATGCATCGGTTCGCATGCTCGGGAAAGGCGACGACCGGCCGATCAATAACGAGGCTGACCGGATGGCCTTGCTGGCGGCACTAGAGAGCGTCGACTACGTGGTGTGCTTCGGCGAGAAAACGCCCGTCGAGTTGATTTCGGCGCTTCGGCCGGATGTGCTCGTCAAGGGCGGCGACTACGACATGGACGCGTTGCCCGAGTCGGCCATTGTGCGAAGCTGGGGCGGCAAGGCGCTGGCGATCCCCTTCGAGCATGACCGCTCGACCACGGCATTGCTGAACAAAGTCCGTACACAAGGCTAACGGCTGAATGTCGTATCAATGGCGCCACGCTTAAGGTGACGCATCGAGCCGGCTTCTAGAATCTCTCCTGCTTGCTGTGCGACGGCCGGCGTTACTGCGCCAGCGAAGATGCCGCGATCGGCGCTACCGGTGCCGGGCCGCCCACCACTGCCTGATCGGCGGCCTCGGCTGCCGTGACCGGTTGCACCTTCAACCATTCCGGATGAACCTGGCGGTTCAGATGGTTGGGCTCGCGTCCGCCGGCTGTGGGCGTCGGGCCGAATACGCCGCGCACCGCGACGAATGCCAGCATGTTGGCAAGAAACAATATGGCGATCAGCCAGCGCAGCATTGTTGGTTTTCCCCGTCCAGAAGTTGAGCCGCCGTTGTCCCGTGGTTATTCCGCCGCTATCCATGTGGTCGCGATTCAGGTTCCACGTTCCACCGCGCGCCCGGCAGCAATCAGCGCAAGACCGGACAGCACGAGCGAATCGTGGCGAGTATGCGGCACTTTCAGTGCGCTCGCCACTTCGTCTACCGCGCCGCCGCTGACCACGAGCCGCACCGGCACCTGCCACTCGTCCTGCAGATCGCGCCACATGCGCTCGACCAGGCCCGCTTGCGCCAACGTGCAACCGGCGGACAATGAGCGCGGCGTATCGGTTGCAAAGAACGGGCCGCGGCGTGCCGCGTCACGCGTACTGCCGCCGAGCAGGCCGCGGGCCGCGCTGGCGTCGAGCGTTGGCAGTTGTGCCGTGTGCTCGCCCAGCGAGCGCATCATCAAAGTCCAGCCAGGCGCGATCAGACCGCCGACAAAGCAGCCGTCCGCGCACAATGCCTCGAGCGTGGTTGCCGTGCCGAACGTCGCGATCAGGAGATGTTCGCCCGGAAACGCCGCGTGCGCGCCGATCAGGCCGGCCCAGCGGTCGCTGCCGAGCGTATGCGGCGCAGCGTAGCTGTTGGTCACGCCGCATTGCTGCGCGCAGGCGCGGATCGTCGTGAGCGGCAACTGTGGCCAGCGCGCTTCGAGCAACGCGGCAATCCGCTTCGCGACGCTTTCGCCCGCCACGTTCGACAACCATGCACCGCCCGGCGTGGGCAGGTTCAGCCAGTCCGGCTGATGCTCGCCGCCGTGCGTCAGCGCGCCGCTCGCGATCTGCGAACCGCCTGCCTGCACCAGTGCCCACTTGATGCGGCTATTGCCCGCGTCGATCAGCAAACAGGGCGCGCCGCTCGTCATGCAGCACCGTCGGCGAGACGCAGGGAGACGTCGCCGGTCGCCACAGTCTGCCGACCGCTTGGGGTATCGAGCAGCAACTGACCCTGCTCGTCGACGCCCGCTGCCACGCCGCGCATCTGCTCTTCGCCTTGTTCCAGCAATACGACTTCGCGGCCCGCGTACGCGTGCACCGCGTTCCAGCGCGCCTGGAACGGCGCGAAGCCTTCAGCGCCGAAGCGCTGCAAGGCTGGTTCGAGCGCGTTCAGCTCGGCGGCGAGTGTGTCGGTGAGATTGGCGTTGGGCAGCGCGCGCTGCAGGGCGGTCGGCATGGTGCCGCGCGCTTGCGGCGGCGTAGCGGCGTTCAGCGCGCCCACTTTGGCGGCGAGTTCGTCCGCGCCCTTGACGTTGGTGCCGATGCCGATCACCACCGCGCTGGCGTTTTCCGTGCTCCACGCCGTTTCGATCAGGATGCCGGCCAGCTTGTCGCCTTCGAGCAGGACGTCGTTCGGCCACTTCAGCGCGATCTGGCCGGGGCCGGCGACCGGCAGCGAGCGCAGCCCGTCGACCAGCGCGACGCCCACCGCGAGGCTCAGACCCGCGAGTCCTTCGAGCGGACGCGGCAGCACGCACGCCACGGAAAACAGCAGCGCATTGCCCGGCTCCGCATACCACGGACGGCCACGGCGGCCGCGCCCGGCAGTCTGCAGATACGCGACCCGCACGATCGGCCGCGGCAGCGCGCCGGCCTTGCGTGGCAGCGCCTTGACGCGGGCCATCAGGTCGGCATTGGTCGAGCCGGTTTCCTCGACGATTTCGATCGGCCAATCGTGCGCGTGCGGGCCGAACAGGGCGACGGCGCGCTCACGGTCGATGCGCCAATCGGCTTGGGTCGCAGCTACGGCAGCGGCCGGCGGGGGAGTTCTGGAAGCGTTCATGGCTCATATTGTAGCGACAGCGAAGCCGGTGAGCCCACGTGGACGGTTCATCGGCCGCGCCTTCGTTACAATGGCCCCTAATCCGATAACCAGATTCAGCGATCCTTGAACTACGACACTCCGCCCGGCCTCGAAGTCGCGGCAGGCAGCCAAGGCAAGATCGTCCGGCTCTCGGGCCAGTGGACGGCGCTAGCGCTCGCGCGCGATCGGGCTACCGGGCACGTGATTCCCCTGTTGCTGTCACTGGTCGGCGCCGAAGGCATCGGCGGGTGGGATCTCTCGCGCATCGACCGGATGGACCACGTGGGCGGCCAGGCGCTGTGGCGCGTGTGGGGCCACAAGATGCCGGCGGACACCACGCTCACCGATACGCAACGCGACATTTTCGAGCGCATCGCCCTGCTCGACACCGTGCGCGAGACGGCCGAGCCGGTGATCAAACTCGATCCGTTCACGCGGCTGGGGCTCGCGATCTTCTCGTTCTTCGAGCATCTGTACGGCGGCGTGGCCATGCTCGGGCGCGTCGTGCTCGATCTGCTGGCGATCGCGCGCAAGCCGAAGATCACGCCGTGGACCGAGATTTCCGCGAACGTCTACAACGCCGGCACGCAGGCCTTGCCGATCACGGCGCTGGTCGCGTTCCTGATCGGCATCGTGCTGAGCTATCTGTCGGCGCAGCAACTGCGGCTTTTTGGCGCAAACCAGTACATCGTCAATATTCTCGGCCTCTCGGTGATCCGCGAACTCGGACCGGTGCTCTCGGCGATTCTGGTGGCGGGCCGCTCGGGTTCGGCGATCACCGCGCAGATCGGCGTGATGCGCGTGACCGAAGAACTCGACGCCATGCGCGTAATGGGCATTCCGCATGGCCTGCGGCTGATCCTGCCGCGCGTGCTTGCGCTCGGCGTGGCGATGCCGCTGCTCGTCATGTGGACCAACATCATCGCGCTGACCGGCGGCGCGCTGGCCGCCAAGATCGTGCTCGGCATCGACATGAGCTACTTCGCGCGGGCTTTGCCGGGCGTGGTGCCGGTGGCGAATCTGTGGATCGGGCTCGGCAAGGGCGTCGTCTTCGGCATGCTGATCGCGATCGTCGGCTGTCACTTCGGTTTCCGTATCAAGGCCAATTCGCAGAGTCTCGGCGAAGGCACGACGACCTCGGTGGTCACCTCGATTACGATCGTGATTCTCGCGGACGCCGTGTTCGCGATCCTCTTTCAGAACGTGGGGCTTGGATGATCGCGCCACTTACTCAGGCCGTGCGCGGCCAGCCCGTGCCCTCGATCGCCGAACCGGTGATCGAAGTGATCGACGTGACCAAGCGCTATGGCCGCAACATCGTGCATCAGCATCTGAATCTGGAAGTGCGGCGCGGCGAGATCATGGCGATCGTCGGCGGCTCGGGTTCCGGCAAGACAACGCTGGTGCGGCAGATTCTCGGTCTCGAGCAGCCTTCGTCCGGCACCATCAAGCTGTTCGGCGAGGATCTCGCGACCATTTCGCCGGAGACCGCGCTGCTGATGCGCAGCCGCTCCGGCATGCTGTTTCAGCGCGGCGCGCTGTTCTCGTCGCTCTCGGTGTTCGACAACATCGCACAGCCGGTGCGCGAACTCGGCAAGGTGCCCGAAGACCTGTTGCGCGATATCGTGATGCTCAAGCTCGAAATGGTCGGCCTGCCGTGCAAGCATGCGTCGAAAATGCCGTCGGCGCTGTCGGGCGGCATGATCAAACGCGTGGGCATTGCCCGCGCGATCGCGCTCGAACCGGAGCTTCTCTTTCTCGACGAGCCGACCGCCGGGCTCGATCCGCAGGCGTCCGATGAATTCGTCGAGCTGATCTCCGCGCTGCACCGCGCGCTCGGCCTGACGGTGGTGATGGTCACGCACGATCTCGACACGATGATCGCGCTGTCCACCCGCGTCGCGGTGCTGGCCGATCGCAAGGTGCTGGTCGCCGCGCCGGTCGAAGAAGCGGCGGCGGTCGATCATCCTTTCATCCGCGAATATTTCCTCGGCTTGCGTGGGCGGCGCGCATTGCAGGCGTTGCCGCCGGAGCGCCGTGCGAAGCTGCCGCGCGCGGCGCTCGAGCCGGCGTCGTCCGAATTGCCGCTGTGAACCAGGGAACCTGACAATGGAAAACAAATCACATGCCTTCTGGGCGGGGCTCTTCACGATCGTTCTGCTGGCGGCAATCGCGGTGGCGGCTTTTTTGTTCAACG
This genomic stretch from Paraburkholderia dioscoreae harbors:
- a CDS encoding type III pantothenate kinase; this encodes MTSGAPCLLIDAGNSRIKWALVQAGGSQIASGALTHGGEHQPDWLNLPTPGGAWLSNVAGESVAKRIAALLEARWPQLPLTTIRACAQQCGVTNSYAAPHTLGSDRWAGLIGAHAAFPGEHLLIATFGTATTLEALCADGCFVGGLIAPGWTLMMRSLGEHTAQLPTLDASAARGLLGGSTRDAARRGPFFATDTPRSLSAGCTLAQAGLVERMWRDLQDEWQVPVRLVVSGGAVDEVASALKVPHTRHDSLVLSGLALIAAGRAVERGT
- a CDS encoding ferritin family protein; translation: MNTMLYPELYKSLESVRWDMEKDIPWDKFDASLLTDEQAATIKMNAITEWSALPATEMFLRDNHHDSDFSAFMSVWFFEEQKHSLVLMEYLRRFKPEMCPTEEELHAVRFEFDPAPPLETLMLHFCGEIRLNHWYRRAAEWHTEPVIKHIYETISRDEARHGGAYLRYMKKAMAQTGDIARAAFAKIGVLMASARRTEKPLHPTNLHVNQALFPRDTIQSRLPDPEWLERWLDEQIRFDDGWEKKVVERILHNLSILFERTFNTAQELNRYRKEVVARLQAEQKSAEQPA
- a CDS encoding ABC transporter ATP-binding protein, with the protein product MIAPLTQAVRGQPVPSIAEPVIEVIDVTKRYGRNIVHQHLNLEVRRGEIMAIVGGSGSGKTTLVRQILGLEQPSSGTIKLFGEDLATISPETALLMRSRSGMLFQRGALFSSLSVFDNIAQPVRELGKVPEDLLRDIVMLKLEMVGLPCKHASKMPSALSGGMIKRVGIARAIALEPELLFLDEPTAGLDPQASDEFVELISALHRALGLTVVMVTHDLDTMIALSTRVAVLADRKVLVAAPVEEAAAVDHPFIREYFLGLRGRRALQALPPERRAKLPRAALEPASSELPL
- a CDS encoding MlaE family ABC transporter permease, with protein sequence MNYDTPPGLEVAAGSQGKIVRLSGQWTALALARDRATGHVIPLLLSLVGAEGIGGWDLSRIDRMDHVGGQALWRVWGHKMPADTTLTDTQRDIFERIALLDTVRETAEPVIKLDPFTRLGLAIFSFFEHLYGGVAMLGRVVLDLLAIARKPKITPWTEISANVYNAGTQALPITALVAFLIGIVLSYLSAQQLRLFGANQYIVNILGLSVIRELGPVLSAILVAGRSGSAITAQIGVMRVTEELDAMRVMGIPHGLRLILPRVLALGVAMPLLVMWTNIIALTGGALAAKIVLGIDMSYFARALPGVVPVANLWIGLGKGVVFGMLIAIVGCHFGFRIKANSQSLGEGTTTSVVTSITIVILADAVFAILFQNVGLG
- the rfaE2 gene encoding D-glycero-beta-D-manno-heptose 1-phosphate adenylyltransferase is translated as MAATFERKILTRDALVTLRPSLSTPVVFTNGVFDILHRGHVTYLADAKALGACLIVGVNSDASVRMLGKGDDRPINNEADRMALLAALESVDYVVCFGEKTPVELISALRPDVLVKGGDYDMDALPESAIVRSWGGKALAIPFEHDRSTTALLNKVRTQG
- a CDS encoding biotin--[acetyl-CoA-carboxylase] ligase, producing MNASRTPPPAAAVAATQADWRIDRERAVALFGPHAHDWPIEIVEETGSTNADLMARVKALPRKAGALPRPIVRVAYLQTAGRGRRGRPWYAEPGNALLFSVACVLPRPLEGLAGLSLAVGVALVDGLRSLPVAGPGQIALKWPNDVLLEGDKLAGILIETAWSTENASAVVIGIGTNVKGADELAAKVGALNAATPPQARGTMPTALQRALPNANLTDTLAAELNALEPALQRFGAEGFAPFQARWNAVHAYAGREVVLLEQGEEQMRGVAAGVDEQGQLLLDTPSGRQTVATGDVSLRLADGAA